The sequence ACGCTATGATATCATGGAAAAAACAGTCAGATGCCATTGGTTATAATATTTTTTATGGCATTGCTCCTGATAAATTGTACAATAGCATTATGGTTTATGGAGACAATACATACGATTTTAGAGGTTTGGACAAAGGCACAAAATACTATTTTACCATTGAGCCTTTTAACGAAAACGGAATTGGTACAAGAAATAAACTTATTGAAGTGAAATAATTTTCATTGAATAAAAAAGTCAACCACAGATTCCACAAGATTCCACAAATAAATTTGCGGAAATTTGTGGGATTTTCGGTTATTAGAGATTTACAATTTGTAAACTTTGAGCCTGTTAATCAAGCTCATTGACTTTAAGTTCGAAGTGGCTTATTTACTAAAATATTAAAAACTCTGATTGTAATGTTAAAGATTGCGATCAGAGTTTTTTTTTGAGAAAAGATTGCAAAAAAACTCTGACAGGTCTAAAGAATTTTGTTCCTTTGTAAAACAACCCAAAAATGCTATAAAAACAATGAAAAAAACGATTCTTTTAACTGCTTTAGTTTTAAATGGATTGACCGCATCGTTTGCACAATCAAATGATGAAAAAAACATTAAATTATTTTACAAAAAAGCTTTAACCGAAGCTAAATGTTATTCTTGGTTAGAATATTTATCAAATGATATTGGAAGCCGCTTGTCTGGATCAAAAGGTGCAGCCGAAGGCGTAGAATACACTAAAAGACAACTAGAAAGTCTAGGTCTTGATAAAGTTTATCTGCAAGAAGTTACAGTTCCTCACTGGGTTCGCGGTGAAAAAGAAACTGCTTTTATCTTAGACGGAAAAGTAAAAACTGCTGTGCCAATTTGTGCGTTGGGAGGTTCTGTTGCAACTCCAAAAACTGGAATTACAGCTGAAGTAATCGAAGTACAAAGCCTTGATGAATTAAAAGGACTTGGAGATAAAGTAAAAGGCAAGATCGTATTTTTTAACCGACCGATGAATCCTGAAAACATAGGAACTTTTGATTCTTATTCAAGTGCTGGTGATCAAAGAAGAAGTGGCGCTAAGGAAGCTGCAAAACTTGGTGCAGTTGGTGCAATTGTACGCTCTTTAAATTTACGTTTAGATGATTTTCCTCATGCGGGAGCTCAAAGTTATGGTGATTTGCCAAAAGAGCAATATATTCCAGCAGCTGCAATTAGTACCAATGGAGCGGAATTGTTAAGCAAAACGTTGAAAGCCAATCCAGGTATAAAATTCTACTTCAAACAATCTTGCGAGACTTTGCCAGATGCTCAGTCGTATAATGTAATTGGAGAATTGAAAGGAACAGTAACTCCTGAAAATATTATTGTTGTTGGAGGACACTTAGATTCTTGGGATTTAGCCGATGGTTCTCATGATGATGGAGCAGGAGTAGTGCAAAGTATGGAAGTGGTTCGCATCTTGAAAAATTTGAACTATAAACCTAAAAACACAATTCGTGTGGTATTATTTATGAATGAAGAAAATGGTGGAAAAGGTGGTGCAAAATATGAAGAAGTTGCAAAACAAAAGAACGAAAACCACATTTTTGCTTTAGAAAGTGATTCAGGAGGTTTTACGCCAAGAGGATTTTCAATCGAAGCTGATGATGCTAACTTTAAAAAACTGCAAGAATATAAAAATCTTTTTGAGCCTTATTTGATTCATAATTTCACAAAAGGACATGCAGGATCTGATATCGAGCATTTAACTTCAAAAACGATTGTAAAAGCTGGTTTACAGCCAGATTCTCAACGTTACTTTGATTATCACCATGCAGCAAACGATAAATTTGATGCCATCAACAAAAGAGAACTTGAACTTGGCGCTGCAACTATGACATCGTTAATTTATCTAGTAGATCAAAACGGAATTGTTTTGCCAACCGCAAACTAAGCTATCGTTATAATTTAAACAAAAAAGCTATGAGTAAAAACTCATAGCTTTTTTTGCTTTTAATAGTGTATTTCTAATAAGTATCGATCACTGTTTTTAATAAATTTGAATCGGCAAGATCTGAAGGAGCAACAACATTTTCTTCCAGCGGAATATTATTTCCATATCTTTCTTTTAATATTTTCTGAACTCTTTCATCAGTTAAATTAAAATCTTTTAGCTTTCTGAGTTTTGATAATTCAATTCCGGCCGCGTTTTTGTAAATCTTCCAAACCAATTCAGAACAATATATTCTATTGTCTGTCCATTCAAAATAAGCATCATATTCTTTGCCGTTAAATTGCTGGCTGTAATCCTTCATTTTCTGCATTGTTGCGGGAGTTAAGATTTCAGTAGTTTTTAATCTCTTTAAAACATATTTATTGTCTTTCCCATGCGTAATCCAATTTTGCAAAGGTGTAAGTTTGACAGGTTGAACGGCTTCAAAAACAAACAAATCTCCGTTTATTTTGTAAATAATGCCACAATGAGAAAATTTAGAATTTGTTGCAATTCGGACAGCCTCGCATTGCTGAGATTCGGAAGTTTGAAATATAATATCACCATCTTGAATTTTATCAAAAACTGCAGTTTCGACTTTTTTTCCTGAAAATGGATTATTCGGGAAAACTTTCATGGCTACAAATAAAGCACAGCCAAAACTCAATATAAAAGTGACTATGAGAAAAAGATATTTTTGTTTTTTCATGTTTAAATTTAAAAAAAAAATAAAAGTATAATTTATTCTTCAGTTTTCATTCGGAATTAACAGAAACAAAAAAGCAGAATCTCAAATGAATGAAATTCTGCTTTTACTATTGTGAATGAATTTTTTAGATTCTAAAAATTCCGCCTACTGCAACAATTCGTTGAAAAAACATAAAGTGTTGTGAAGCTTTATCTTCATTGCTCATTGTTGTTCTGATATCTTTCATGTCGATGTAACCTCCTTTTAATTCACCTTGAAGGTAAAAATGTTTAAAGAAAGTAAAGTTCAAACCTGCTTTTGCAGATACTCCAAATCCAGAAACGTGAAAATCATCATGACGTTCCATTCCTAACAAACTTGTATTTGTTTTCGGGTATAAAACGCCAGCTCCTAAGCCTTCAGTCAAGTTAATTTGAACTTTGTCAATATTTGGCAAACCAAACCATTTCGAAATATCATCAAATCTTGAAACTTCAGTATTAATGTAATTTAAACCATCTGTATGTTCGTACATTAAAAAAGCAGGAGGATATCCCTGTGCTTCACCTTTTGGGTATCCACCTTCAATAGCACCATTTTGAGACATATCTACAGGTGTATTGTTGTATACTCCATTGTAATAAGATCCAG comes from Flavobacterium sp. KACC 22761 and encodes:
- a CDS encoding YiiX family permuted papain-like enzyme yields the protein MKKQKYLFLIVTFILSFGCALFVAMKVFPNNPFSGKKVETAVFDKIQDGDIIFQTSESQQCEAVRIATNSKFSHCGIIYKINGDLFVFEAVQPVKLTPLQNWITHGKDNKYVLKRLKTTEILTPATMQKMKDYSQQFNGKEYDAYFEWTDNRIYCSELVWKIYKNAAGIELSKLRKLKDFNLTDERVQKILKERYGNNIPLEENVVAPSDLADSNLLKTVIDTY
- a CDS encoding M20/M25/M40 family metallo-hydrolase, which translates into the protein MKKTILLTALVLNGLTASFAQSNDEKNIKLFYKKALTEAKCYSWLEYLSNDIGSRLSGSKGAAEGVEYTKRQLESLGLDKVYLQEVTVPHWVRGEKETAFILDGKVKTAVPICALGGSVATPKTGITAEVIEVQSLDELKGLGDKVKGKIVFFNRPMNPENIGTFDSYSSAGDQRRSGAKEAAKLGAVGAIVRSLNLRLDDFPHAGAQSYGDLPKEQYIPAAAISTNGAELLSKTLKANPGIKFYFKQSCETLPDAQSYNVIGELKGTVTPENIIVVGGHLDSWDLADGSHDDGAGVVQSMEVVRILKNLNYKPKNTIRVVLFMNEENGGKGGAKYEEVAKQKNENHIFALESDSGGFTPRGFSIEADDANFKKLQEYKNLFEPYLIHNFTKGHAGSDIEHLTSKTIVKAGLQPDSQRYFDYHHAANDKFDAINKRELELGAATMTSLIYLVDQNGIVLPTAN